The following coding sequences are from one Triticum dicoccoides isolate Atlit2015 ecotype Zavitan chromosome 4A, WEW_v2.0, whole genome shotgun sequence window:
- the LOC119287892 gene encoding nuclear pore complex protein Nup98-Nup96-like: MERGRGGRDGPFGAGDPFAGFGRLGAAPMPGLFGGGRDPFDDPFFTQPFGGSRMFGSGLFGPGPMFGPMGGPGMFGPGMFGAFAAGDGDGFLEQAPARTGAGGGPVITEIDEDEEGGDGERGGPQANRGAYVQEPDDGSDGMQGGQVQMRRDPSRANGGGQPQSRSFTYQSSTVTYGGINGAYYTASKTRRSGSDGITVEESKEADTTTKEATHRISRGIHDKGHSVTRKLKSDGKVDSTQILHNLNEDELPGFEESWKGNAGQHLPGWNQNAGISNGDNSGNRGANGARQPAQNWALPGTQQQRDPRRHDNGQRKPKSSRIIPIS, encoded by the exons ATGGAGCGCGGGCGGGGCGGGAGGGACGGGCCCTTCGGCGCGGGCGACCCGTTCGCCGGATTCGGccgcctcggcgccgccccgatgcCCGGCCTCTTCGGCGGGGGCAGGGACCCCTTCGACGACCCCTTCTTCACGCAGCCCTTCGGGGGCAGCAGGATGTTCGGCTCCGGCCTGTTCGGCCCGGGGCCTATGTTCGGGCCGATGGGCGGCCCCGGCATGTTCGGCCCTGGCATGTTCGGCGCGTTCGCGGCCGGGGATGGGGATGGGTTCCTCGAGCAAGCTCCCGCCAGGACCGGTGCTGGTGGGGGGCCTGTCATCACGGAGATTGATGAGGACGAAGAGGGGGGCGACGGGGAGCGCGGCGGCCCGCAGGCGAACCGCGGGGCATATGTTCAGGAGCCGGATGATGGGAGTGATG GGATGCAAGGGGGGCAGGTCCAGATGAGGCGAGATCCCAGCAGGGCGAACGGGGGCGGCCAGCCGCAGTCGCGTTCGTTCACCTACCAGAGCTCCACGGTGACTTATGGTGGGATTAATGGAGCCTACTATACGGCCTCCAAGACCCGGAGGAGCGGCAGCGATGGG ATTACTGTCGAAGAAAGCAAGGAAGCAGACACTACCACTAAAGAGGCCACTCATAGGATCTCCAGAGGAATTCATGATAAG GGACATTCTGTAACAAGGAAGCTAAAATCAGACGGGAAGGTCGACAGTACACAGATACTGCACAATCTCAATGAAG ATGAGTTACCTGGATTTGAAGAATCATGGAAGGGCAATGCTGGACAACACTTACCAGGCTGGAACCAAAATGCTGGTATATCTAATGGTGACAACTCTG GTAACCGTGGTGCCAACGGTGCCAGGCAGCCTGCACAGAACTGGGCGCTCCCTGGAACGCAGCAACAGCGCGATCCAAGGAGGCACGACAACGGGCAGCGAAAGCCAAAGTCATCGCGGATCATCCCGATCTCCTGA